The proteins below come from a single Deltaproteobacteria bacterium genomic window:
- the rnr gene encoding ribonuclease R has protein sequence MALRNTIAPDPSLFLQLLEQRAPRPLSINDLTRLLDLAHYDRKQIRAALDAAVANRTLRRIGKTRYQWIRDAGIRDVDRPPRSERATRTPKGASRARTIEGTYTRVRAGYGFVEVSGRPAEHFARDILIPAGMEGGALHGDRVAVEVVRRDVRVRRVVGRIASVVERVHERIIGTLEYSRHGWRLIPESELLPPVEIFGDPLPQREDAGLVALVQITRAPTPRLAMGGTLVQVLGTADDPEVQFLSLVNEYGLRVDFPADVLAEAERLPPDPSPDDFAGREDLRALPFVTIDGETARDFDDAVCLEAAAGNGYHLWVAIADVSHYVRPNSALDTEAARRGTSVYFPDRAIPMLPPQLSNQLCSLNPQRDRLVLVAEMTFDRAGHRHNARFYRAVISSRARLTYTKVAAVLSQAATPEIHAWRTELGALMPQLRLMCELMGTLYRNRVQAGSLDLDLPEALVDLSDEGRSIGVRLSHRNDAHRLIEEFMLEANRAVASFLTDEQLPFPYRIHEPPDPDDIDELNQFLGPFGFNVEYDGKVRPPDVQRLLDRLQGHPLARVLTRQVLRSLTQAQYRTTNAGHFGLAFPTYCHFTSPIRRYPDLLVHRQLGRLFDCEAEAARSEADAIEAASVQSSQRERGAMEAERAMLDLKKAEFMLDHLLEPEPGTIVSVTNFGFFVELDAYPIEGLVRLDDLADDRYTFIEAERALKGLRKGQRFRLGDRVRVEATDINLRRRQINFALLERLGSAAGLKSPRKAKRDQRERPDVRRAKSTGTRARKRKS, from the coding sequence ATGGCCCTCCGCAACACGATCGCACCCGATCCATCTCTGTTTTTGCAACTGCTGGAACAGCGCGCGCCGCGTCCGCTCTCGATCAACGATCTGACCCGGCTGCTCGATCTCGCGCACTACGATCGCAAACAGATCCGCGCGGCGTTGGACGCCGCCGTCGCCAATCGCACGCTGCGCCGTATCGGCAAGACGCGCTATCAATGGATACGTGACGCTGGGATACGTGACGTCGATCGCCCGCCACGCAGCGAGCGAGCAACGCGGACACCGAAGGGTGCCAGCCGCGCCCGCACGATCGAAGGAACCTACACACGCGTACGCGCGGGCTACGGCTTCGTCGAAGTAAGCGGACGCCCGGCGGAGCATTTCGCGCGCGACATCCTGATTCCCGCCGGCATGGAAGGGGGCGCGTTGCACGGCGATCGCGTTGCGGTCGAAGTCGTCCGCCGCGACGTGCGGGTGCGGCGTGTGGTTGGACGCATCGCGTCGGTCGTCGAGCGCGTCCACGAACGCATCATCGGCACCCTCGAATACAGCCGGCACGGCTGGCGACTTATCCCCGAGAGTGAGTTGCTGCCGCCCGTGGAGATCTTCGGCGACCCGCTGCCGCAACGCGAGGATGCGGGCTTGGTGGCGCTGGTGCAAATCACTCGCGCGCCCACGCCACGCCTGGCGATGGGCGGCACGCTCGTTCAAGTGCTCGGCACCGCCGATGATCCGGAAGTGCAGTTCCTCAGCCTCGTCAACGAGTACGGACTGCGCGTGGACTTTCCGGCCGACGTGCTCGCCGAAGCCGAGCGGCTGCCGCCCGATCCGTCGCCCGACGACTTCGCCGGCCGTGAAGACCTGCGCGCCCTGCCCTTCGTCACCATCGATGGCGAGACCGCGCGCGACTTCGACGATGCCGTGTGTCTGGAGGCGGCCGCGGGCAACGGATACCATCTGTGGGTCGCGATCGCCGACGTCTCGCACTACGTTCGACCGAACTCCGCGCTCGATACCGAAGCCGCGCGCCGCGGCACCAGCGTCTACTTCCCCGATCGCGCCATCCCAATGCTGCCGCCGCAGCTCTCCAACCAACTCTGCTCGCTCAACCCACAGCGCGATCGATTGGTGCTGGTCGCTGAGATGACTTTCGATCGCGCCGGGCATCGGCACAACGCACGGTTCTATCGCGCCGTCATCAGCAGTCGGGCGCGGCTGACCTACACCAAAGTTGCGGCCGTCTTATCGCAAGCCGCCACGCCGGAGATTCACGCCTGGCGCACCGAGCTGGGCGCACTCATGCCGCAACTGCGGCTCATGTGCGAACTGATGGGCACGCTCTACCGCAACCGCGTGCAAGCCGGCTCGCTCGATTTGGATTTGCCCGAAGCGCTGGTCGATCTCTCCGACGAGGGCCGCAGCATCGGCGTGCGGTTGTCGCACCGCAACGACGCGCATCGGCTTATCGAAGAGTTCATGCTCGAAGCCAACCGCGCGGTGGCGAGTTTCCTCACCGATGAGCAGCTCCCCTTTCCCTACCGCATCCACGAACCGCCCGACCCCGACGACATCGACGAGCTGAATCAGTTCCTCGGCCCGTTCGGCTTCAACGTCGAGTATGACGGCAAGGTCCGGCCACCCGACGTGCAACGGCTGCTCGATCGCTTACAGGGACATCCGCTGGCGCGCGTGCTAACGCGGCAGGTGCTGCGTTCGCTAACGCAAGCGCAGTACCGCACCACCAACGCCGGACACTTCGGCCTCGCGTTTCCGACCTACTGTCACTTCACCTCGCCGATTCGCCGCTATCCCGATCTGCTCGTGCACCGCCAGCTCGGCCGCTTGTTCGACTGCGAAGCCGAAGCCGCCCGCAGCGAAGCCGATGCCATCGAAGCCGCGAGCGTGCAAAGCTCGCAGCGCGAGCGCGGCGCAATGGAAGCCGAGCGCGCCATGCTCGACTTGAAGAAGGCCGAGTTCATGCTCGATCACTTGCTCGAACCCGAACCCGGCACCATCGTGTCCGTCACCAACTTCGGTTTCTTCGTCGAGCTCGACGCCTATCCGATCGAAGGACTCGTCCGCCTCGACGACCTCGCCGACGACCGCTACACCTTCATCGAGGCCGAGCGCGCGTTGAAGGGTCTGCGCAAAGGCCAGCGCTTCCGCTTGGGCGACCGCGTCCGTGTCGAGGCCACCGACATCAATCTGCGCCGCCGCCAGATCAACTTCGCACTGCTGGAACGATTGGGGTCAGCCGCGGGTCTCAAGTCCCCGCGTAAGGCAAAACGCGATCAAAGAGAGCGACCGGACGTGCGGAGAGCCAAGAGTACGGGCACGCGGGCTCGCAAGAGAAAGTCGTAA
- the vsr gene encoding DNA mismatch endonuclease Vsr, producing MPRPQSAETVSRRMATVRSTDTGPERAVRSMTHALGARFRLANRGLPGSPDLANRSRRWAIFVHGCFWHAHLGCPKAMSPKSNKVYWRRKLRMNRARDRTVVGALRARGFRVLVIWQCELRAPGRVVRRLRPFLSLD from the coding sequence ATGCCTCGCCCCCAGAGCGCCGAGACGGTGTCGCGCCGCATGGCGACGGTAAGGTCGACTGATACCGGACCGGAGCGTGCGGTGCGTTCGATGACGCATGCGCTTGGAGCACGCTTCCGCCTCGCGAATCGGGGGCTTCCGGGTTCTCCCGACCTCGCGAATCGGTCCAGACGGTGGGCGATTTTCGTTCACGGCTGCTTCTGGCATGCGCATCTGGGCTGCCCGAAGGCGATGAGCCCGAAGAGCAACAAGGTCTATTGGCGGAGAAAGCTCCGAATGAATCGGGCGCGCGATCGGACAGTGGTGGGCGCGTTACGTGCCCGAGGCTTTCGTGTTCTCGTCATTTGGCAGTGCGAACTTCGCGCTCCCGGACGTGTCGTACGCCGACTCCGTCCGTTCCTCTCCCTTGACTAG
- a CDS encoding DNA cytosine methyltransferase, translating into MSLGFERAGFRLAAAVDLSKISTDVHEKNFPNATTICEHVKDLTGATIRRKAGLGREKIAVVLGGPPCQGFSIGGKRNARDPRNLMVLEFARLVVELSPRYFVMENVAGLLRPQHAPILARFKCRLRKGGYSIVGPILSLNAADFGVPQRRKRAFILGYRGGEIAPTYPEPIKKRVTVGAAIDDLKCVEPADLVDGDGYAGRLETPSAYARQLRGSRGAAKNGSRVITGFARTEHSLKTTERFKRVEPGAVDPVSRFIRLKRSGLAPTLRAGTGFENGRFMAPRPIHPDYPRCICLREAARLHSFPDWFVFHETKWHGFMQIGNSVPPALAHAVANEVMKALASPT; encoded by the coding sequence ATGTCCCTCGGCTTTGAGCGTGCTGGGTTTCGCCTGGCTGCGGCGGTCGACCTGAGCAAGATCAGCACTGACGTCCACGAGAAAAACTTCCCGAACGCGACGACAATCTGCGAGCATGTGAAGGATCTCACGGGCGCGACAATCAGAAGGAAGGCCGGCCTCGGGCGCGAGAAAATCGCAGTTGTCCTCGGCGGGCCTCCTTGCCAGGGGTTCTCGATCGGCGGCAAGAGGAACGCGCGCGACCCGCGAAACCTCATGGTCCTGGAGTTCGCGCGCCTCGTCGTTGAGCTGAGCCCGCGGTACTTTGTCATGGAGAACGTCGCAGGTCTGCTTCGGCCGCAGCACGCGCCCATTCTTGCCAGGTTCAAGTGCCGCCTCCGAAAGGGCGGCTATTCGATCGTGGGCCCGATCCTCAGCTTGAATGCCGCTGACTTCGGGGTTCCGCAGCGACGCAAGCGAGCCTTCATCTTAGGCTACCGTGGCGGAGAGATCGCGCCGACGTATCCGGAGCCCATCAAGAAGCGCGTGACCGTCGGCGCTGCGATCGACGATCTGAAGTGCGTCGAGCCAGCTGATCTCGTGGATGGCGATGGTTATGCGGGACGTTTGGAAACTCCTAGTGCCTATGCGCGTCAGCTCCGAGGATCGCGCGGAGCCGCGAAGAACGGTTCACGAGTGATCACGGGCTTCGCGCGTACTGAGCACTCGCTGAAGACCACCGAGAGATTCAAGCGGGTCGAGCCAGGCGCCGTCGATCCCGTGAGCCGCTTCATTCGATTGAAACGTTCCGGGCTGGCGCCCACGCTCCGCGCCGGGACGGGCTTCGAGAATGGGCGGTTCATGGCGCCGCGACCGATCCACCCGGACTACCCTCGTTGCATCTGCCTGCGCGAGGCCGCACGCTTGCACTCGTTCCCCGACTGGTTCGTCTTTCACGAAACTAAGTGGCACGGGTTTATGCAGATCGGTAACTCCGTTCCTCCGGCGCTGGCCCACGCAGTCGCCAATGAGGTGATGAAGGCTCTCGCGAGCCCGACGTGA
- a CDS encoding ATP-binding protein, whose product MITRDISLGACVLDLIDNSVDGATRATDESPAQRRAKSPKPHPLSSGSSRYRGYKIELKCSRSSFRIRDNCDGIPVDIACEYAFNFGRDPSEHTDADTEAGIGIYGIGMKRALFKLGKEFEVKSNTIDDGFVMNVDVDAWAAKPQDWNLELTTAKPSSNDPGTTIEVKNLHPSVAQELDTDAFVTRLIEAAARTYAVFLDQGLELRINGAKVKPTEFTFLQGRGFQPLHQRWKESVPRPSAKPSKVEVEGEIWAGAATTAAGARPDSEEDEDASAWGWYVLCNNRVVLSADKTERTGWGLTRFPQWHPQYNGFIGIVSFRSEEPYALPWTTTKNDIDVDSIVYRRARARMQEAARAYISYSRTRKANLEGAKKIERSAPPVRATEVSTQQQMKTPAVPGTTQGTVNILYQKPKRQVAKAAAALGDPALPAAQVGIKTFDYFYANKVE is encoded by the coding sequence ATGATCACCCGCGACATCTCACTCGGAGCCTGCGTCTTGGACTTGATCGACAACTCGGTCGACGGGGCAACGCGCGCGACCGACGAGTCGCCGGCGCAGAGACGCGCAAAGTCGCCGAAGCCGCATCCGCTGAGTTCTGGGAGCTCCAGGTACAGAGGCTACAAGATCGAGCTCAAGTGTTCGAGGTCGTCGTTTCGCATTCGCGACAACTGCGATGGCATTCCGGTCGACATCGCGTGCGAATACGCATTCAACTTCGGGCGGGACCCGAGCGAGCATACTGACGCAGATACGGAGGCGGGTATCGGGATCTACGGCATCGGTATGAAGCGTGCGCTTTTCAAACTGGGCAAGGAGTTCGAGGTCAAATCGAACACGATCGACGACGGGTTTGTGATGAACGTCGACGTCGACGCCTGGGCAGCCAAGCCCCAGGACTGGAATCTGGAACTCACGACTGCGAAACCTTCATCGAACGACCCCGGCACGACCATCGAGGTGAAGAACCTCCACCCGAGCGTGGCACAAGAACTCGACACGGACGCATTCGTGACGCGCTTGATTGAGGCAGCTGCGCGCACATACGCGGTGTTTCTCGATCAGGGACTTGAACTTCGAATCAACGGCGCGAAGGTCAAGCCGACCGAGTTCACGTTCCTTCAAGGGAGGGGATTCCAGCCGCTCCATCAGCGTTGGAAGGAGTCTGTCCCGAGGCCATCAGCGAAGCCATCCAAGGTAGAGGTCGAGGGAGAGATATGGGCGGGGGCGGCGACCACTGCCGCTGGCGCGCGGCCCGACTCGGAAGAAGACGAGGACGCTTCGGCGTGGGGCTGGTATGTGCTCTGCAACAACCGGGTTGTCCTTTCTGCCGACAAGACAGAACGAACGGGTTGGGGCCTTACTAGGTTTCCTCAATGGCACCCGCAGTACAATGGCTTCATTGGAATCGTGTCGTTTCGCTCTGAGGAGCCATATGCGTTGCCGTGGACGACGACGAAGAACGACATCGATGTAGATAGCATCGTCTACCGGCGCGCGCGCGCACGAATGCAGGAGGCGGCGCGCGCGTACATCAGCTACTCACGGACTCGCAAGGCCAACCTTGAGGGCGCCAAGAAGATCGAACGCTCGGCGCCGCCGGTGAGGGCGACCGAAGTTTCTACACAACAGCAGATGAAGACCCCCGCTGTCCCGGGCACAACCCAGGGGACCGTCAATATTCTCTATCAGAAGCCAAAGCGCCAAGTGGCGAAGGCGGCGGCGGCCCTCGGGGATCCAGCGCTTCCCGCCGCGCAGGTCGGAATCAAGACGTTCGACTACTTCTACGCGAACAAAGTCGAGTGA
- a CDS encoding DUF2442 domain-containing protein: MFETGHQIYRVASFEITAPYTLRVHFDDGTEQAINFKPVLAGEIYGPLRELSVFNQVRLDREVKTLVWPSGADFDPETLHDWPRYAEAFAVRASEWGEGQGVGH, translated from the coding sequence TTGTTCGAGACAGGGCATCAAATCTACCGTGTCGCGTCGTTCGAGATCACCGCGCCCTACACCCTGCGTGTCCATTTTGACGACGGAACCGAGCAAGCTATCAACTTCAAGCCAGTGCTCGCGGGCGAAATCTACGGACCACTCCGGGAGCTATCCGTGTTCAACCAAGTGCGCCTTGACCGCGAGGTGAAAACTCTCGTCTGGCCCAGTGGCGCCGACTTCGATCCCGAAACCTTGCACGACTGGCCGCGCTACGCCGAAGCGTTTGCCGTGCGCGCGAGCGAGTGGGGCGAAGGCCAAGGCGTCGGGCACTGA
- a CDS encoding ORF6N domain-containing protein, with amino-acid sequence MLTVEHVVELIFVLRGQRVMLDMDLARVYAVPTKRLNEQVKRNRARFPADFMFQLTGEEKAEVVADCDYLRSLKFSPVRPYAFTEHGALMLASVLNSPVAVAASIEIVRAFVKLREMLATHKDLARKLEALERKYDAQFKVVFDAIRQLMTPPKVKPRRIGFREAP; translated from the coding sequence ATGCTGACGGTCGAGCACGTTGTCGAACTGATCTTCGTGCTTCGTGGGCAGCGCGTGATGCTGGATATGGATCTGGCGCGTGTCTATGCGGTTCCTACGAAGCGCCTGAACGAGCAGGTGAAGCGCAATCGCGCTCGTTTCCCTGCGGACTTCATGTTTCAGCTCACAGGTGAGGAGAAAGCGGAGGTGGTCGCAGATTGCGACTACCTCCGGAGCTTGAAGTTCTCTCCGGTGCGCCCGTATGCATTCACGGAGCATGGGGCGCTCATGCTCGCGTCGGTGCTCAACAGCCCGGTGGCTGTGGCCGCAAGCATCGAGATCGTTCGTGCTTTCGTGAAGCTGCGCGAGATGCTGGCGACGCACAAAGACCTCGCCCGCAAGCTGGAGGCGTTGGAGCGGAAGTACGACGCGCAGTTCAAAGTGGTCTTCGATGCGATCCGACAGTTGATGACGCCGCCGAAGGTCAAGCCGCGGCGGATTGGCTTTCGCGAGGCGCCGTGA